One Osmerus eperlanus chromosome 24, fOsmEpe2.1, whole genome shotgun sequence DNA window includes the following coding sequences:
- the pdzk1ip1 gene encoding PDZK1-interacting protein 1 gives MGRMNSVLFLMLTLGVVTAQTAEGRALPQWLTGFIAVAGFLFLVFVTFLVNKAWCDRSKEMRAEPVMVEDHATTNGATYDTSLNVLRSAEHEGAYENLALDHREDKVTVM, from the exons ATGGGGAGAATGAACTCTGTTTTGTTTCTCATGCTGACACTTGGTGTGGTGACTGCCCAGACAG CTGAGGGCCGGGCGCTGCCACAGTGGCTGACGGGCTTCATCGCCGTGGCTGGCTTCCTCTTCCTTGTTTTCGTGACGTTCCTCGTCAACAAGGCCTGGTGCGACCGCAG CAAAGAGATGAGAGCGGAGCCGGTGATGGTGGAAGACCACGCAACGACGAACGGAGCGACCTATGACACCTCTCTCAACGTGCTCAG GAGTGCTGAGCACGAGGGTGCCTATGAGAACTTGGCTCTCGATCACAGAGAAGACAAAGTCACTGTCATGTGA